The Euphorbia lathyris chromosome 3, ddEupLath1.1, whole genome shotgun sequence genome contains a region encoding:
- the LOC136223708 gene encoding histone H2B-like: MAPKAAEKKPAKKKPAEEKNAEKAPAEKKQRGGKKLSKESGAADMKKKPSKKSVESYKMYIFKVLKQVHPDIGISSKAMGIMNSFINDIFENLAQESSRLARYNKKPTITSREIQTAARLVLPAELARHAVSEGTKAVTKFTNS; this comes from the coding sequence ATGGCACCTAAGGCAGCAGAAAAGAAGCCGGCAAAGAAGAAACCGGCAGAGGAGAAGAACGCCGAGAAAGCACCGGCTGAGAAAAAGCAGAGAGGAGGGAAGAAATTGTCTAAGGAAAGTGGAGCCGCTGACATGAAGAAGAAGCCATCCAAGAAGAGTGTTGAGAGTTACAAGATGTACATCTTCAAGGTTCTGAAGCAGGTTCATCCTGATATCGGAATCTCGAGCAAGGCTATGGGGATTATGAACAGCTTCATCAATGATATATTCGAGAACCTGGCTCAGGAATCTTCTCGTCTGGCTAGGTACAACAAGAAGCCGACAATTACCTCTCGGGAGATCCAGACCGCAGCGAGACTTGTTTTGCCTGCAGAATTGGCTAGGCATGCCGTATCCGAAGGTACCAAGGCTGTTACCAAGTTCACAAATTCTTAG